A genomic region of Catalinimonas niigatensis contains the following coding sequences:
- a CDS encoding transposase produces MWPRTLLPKKKKLRLCIDRTELSFGIHQVKIHMVVVGYRDISVPLYWEMLDNNSGNSFVKGEVICWVFVLIGTEQIGLVIGDREFFAHQCFKYLKDRGIRFVMCLPNLHKIHCLGDRIQTVTTLVLTENKPLSLCNCLVDGVVGQVWTMLLEDGDYLFLFGTVEVMFMRVLYRKRWSIEEAAAAVCFQNMKKIGFNLEDTHLQDNNKLKKASGSSKYSLGFLC; encoded by the coding sequence GTGTGGCCACGCACGTTACTGCCCAAGAAGAAAAAACTCAGGCTTTGTATTGATCGTACTGAATTGAGTTTTGGGATACATCAAGTTAAAATTCATATGGTGGTGGTCGGATACAGAGACATTTCTGTGCCGCTCTACTGGGAAATGTTGGACAATAACAGTGGTAATTCTTTTGTCAAAGGCGAAGTAATTTGTTGGGTTTTTGTATTGATTGGCACAGAGCAGATTGGTTTGGTCATTGGAGACCGAGAGTTCTTCGCTCATCAGTGCTTCAAATATCTCAAAGATAGAGGAATACGCTTTGTGATGTGCTTGCCTAACCTTCACAAGATTCATTGTCTAGGCGATCGTATACAAACTGTAACCACTTTAGTATTAACTGAAAACAAGCCACTTTCGCTCTGTAACTGTCTGGTTGATGGGGTAGTAGGGCAGGTATGGACGATGCTTTTGGAGGATGGGGACTATCTGTTCTTATTTGGTACGGTGGAAGTAATGTTCATGAGAGTGCTTTATCGTAAACGTTGGAGTATTGAAGAGGCCGCCGCAGCGGTCTGCTTTCAGAACATGAAAAAAATAGGGTTCAATTTAGAAGACACCCATTTGCAGGACAATAACAAGCTTAAAAAAGCAAGTGGCTCTAGTAAGTATAGCCTAGGCTTTTTGTGCTAG
- a CDS encoding aminopeptidase P family protein, which translates to MATTDRFEILVYQKRRQILKEQFQDGLILLLGNEESSMNFRDNWYPFRQDSTFLYYTGIDIPDLAVVIDLDEDQEILFGDDVSIDHIIWTGSLPSVADRAERGGIAKSASLKDLSSYLQKARQKNRSIRFLPPYRAEREFKLHQLLNIPLTEIDAYVSQDLINAVIAQRAYKSDEEIKDMEKAVNISNEMHLLAIQSAWPGMKEYDLVGQVRGKAISEGGDIAYPIILTINGQTLHNHYYGNTMKEGDMVLVDAGAETPLHYAGDLTRTFPVSKHFSPLQKDMYNIVLSAYHKAVDALHPGVPFRDIHLLAAEELVSGLKGIGLMKGDAKEAVNAGAHTMFFQCGLGHMIGLDVHDMEDLGEHFVGYSDTIKKSKEFGLKSLRLGKELELSNTLTVEPGIYIIPELIDRWKAEKIHTNFINYEKLDKIRDFGGIRIEDNFLITDEGSRKLGDYLPLKAEEIEDLRD; encoded by the coding sequence ATGGCAACCACCGATAGATTTGAAATCCTGGTATATCAGAAAAGAAGACAGATTCTGAAAGAACAGTTTCAGGATGGTCTGATCTTATTACTGGGTAATGAGGAAAGTAGCATGAACTTTCGCGACAATTGGTATCCTTTTCGCCAGGACAGCACATTTTTGTATTATACAGGTATTGACATTCCCGACCTTGCCGTAGTGATTGATCTGGATGAAGATCAGGAAATATTGTTTGGAGATGATGTTTCCATAGACCATATCATCTGGACCGGATCTTTGCCTTCTGTCGCCGACAGGGCAGAAAGAGGCGGAATTGCAAAGTCTGCTTCTTTAAAGGATTTGAGCAGCTATCTTCAAAAGGCCCGGCAAAAAAACAGAAGCATACGCTTCCTGCCACCCTATCGTGCTGAACGGGAGTTCAAGCTGCATCAGCTTCTGAATATTCCACTTACCGAAATAGATGCTTATGTTTCTCAGGACTTGATCAATGCGGTGATCGCACAAAGGGCTTATAAAAGTGATGAGGAAATAAAAGATATGGAGAAAGCAGTCAATATCTCCAACGAGATGCATCTGCTGGCTATTCAGTCAGCCTGGCCGGGCATGAAGGAGTACGATCTGGTGGGTCAGGTAAGAGGCAAGGCCATCAGTGAAGGAGGCGACATTGCCTACCCAATTATTCTGACCATCAATGGACAAACACTGCACAACCACTACTATGGCAATACCATGAAAGAAGGTGATATGGTGTTGGTGGATGCCGGGGCCGAAACACCGCTACACTATGCCGGTGACCTGACGCGTACTTTTCCGGTGAGCAAACATTTTAGCCCTCTACAAAAAGACATGTACAATATCGTACTTTCAGCATACCACAAAGCAGTGGACGCCTTGCATCCGGGAGTACCCTTTCGGGATATCCATCTGCTGGCTGCGGAAGAACTGGTCAGCGGCCTGAAAGGGATAGGACTTATGAAAGGAGATGCAAAAGAAGCCGTAAATGCCGGGGCACATACGATGTTTTTTCAGTGTGGCCTTGGCCATATGATCGGGCTGGATGTACATGACATGGAAGACCTGGGTGAGCATTTTGTAGGTTATTCTGACACTATCAAAAAAAGTAAGGAGTTTGGATTAAAATCTCTTCGCCTGGGTAAGGAACTGGAACTGTCCAATACATTAACAGTAGAACCGGGCATTTACATCATTCCAGAACTCATAGATCGTTGGAAAGCCGAAAAAATACATACTAACTTCATCAATTATGAAAAACTGGATAAAATTCGTGATTTCGGAGGAATACGTATTGAAGATAATTTTCTTATCACCGATGAGGGCAGCCGTAAATTAGGAGATTACCTGCCTCTAAAAGCTGAAGAGATAGAAGATCTAAGAGACTAA
- a CDS encoding S9 family peptidase yields the protein MNIQFTTLLYRLALAMLVATISLQTVKAQDDALLTLERIFSSNEFSSESFGSSQWLDEGEGYTTLEPSIQIEGGQDIVRYSTNKGNREILISSAHLIPEGASNPISIRGYEWSADKSKLLIFTNTQRVWRYHTRGDYWVLDVQSSELHQLGSDLPESSLMFAKFSPQSDRVAYVSEHNIYIENLNKGEVTQLTSDGTEYIINGTFDWAYEEEFGARDGFQWSPDGQKIAYWQLDASDIQDFLMINNTDSIYSYTIPVQYPKVGQDNSACKVGIIATSGGQTQWMNVPGDPKNNYIPRMLWSPDTKGIYIQHLNRHQNTNEVMYCEASSGKVKTVYTDTDEAWLDVVDDWQWINEGKQFSWISEKNGWQHVYLISPENGEETDITPWEFDVISIARIDEKGGWLYFIASPDNATQRYLYRSKLNRKGKAERLSPAGQAGTHSYNISPNAKWAIHTYSAAGLPPGIALISLPKHQIVKSLEENEKLKNKVSQLKKSSTEFFKVTTDGGVEMDAYMMKPYDFDPSRKYPVLFHVYGEPAGQTVVDRWGGSNYLWHLMLTQQGYIVISMDNRGTPAPKGRDWRKSIYGKIGIISSQDQAGGLREILKTYDFVDVDRIGVWGWSGGGSMTLNMMFRYPELYHTGMSVAPVGNQLLYDNIYQERYMGLPWENEEGYKEGSPLTFAKNLKGNLLIVHGTGDDNVHYQNTEVIVNELIRHNKFFSMMAYPNRSHGIYEGENTSRHLRELLTHYLKTHLPAGPKNEVTNNNTGN from the coding sequence ATGAACATTCAATTTACTACACTCCTGTATAGACTTGCCCTGGCCATGCTGGTAGCAACGATATCCCTTCAAACTGTAAAAGCGCAAGATGATGCGCTACTCACTTTAGAGCGTATCTTTTCCAGTAATGAGTTTTCCTCAGAAAGCTTTGGTTCAAGCCAATGGCTGGATGAAGGAGAAGGTTATACCACGCTGGAGCCATCCATCCAAATTGAAGGTGGACAAGATATTGTACGTTATTCCACGAATAAAGGAAACAGAGAAATTTTAATTTCTTCAGCTCACTTAATTCCTGAAGGAGCAAGCAACCCAATTTCCATCCGTGGCTACGAATGGTCAGCGGACAAAAGTAAGCTACTGATCTTTACCAACACTCAGAGAGTCTGGCGCTATCATACCCGCGGTGATTATTGGGTGTTGGATGTCCAGTCATCCGAACTTCATCAACTTGGAAGTGATCTTCCCGAATCTTCTCTGATGTTTGCCAAATTCTCTCCGCAATCCGATCGGGTTGCTTATGTGAGTGAACATAATATTTATATTGAAAATCTGAATAAGGGAGAAGTAACACAGCTCACCTCAGATGGCACCGAATACATTATCAACGGTACTTTTGACTGGGCTTATGAAGAAGAATTTGGCGCTCGCGATGGCTTTCAGTGGAGTCCTGATGGGCAAAAGATAGCCTACTGGCAACTGGATGCTTCAGATATCCAGGATTTTCTCATGATCAACAATACGGATTCCATATACTCTTATACCATTCCGGTACAGTATCCTAAAGTAGGACAGGACAATTCGGCCTGTAAAGTAGGTATCATCGCCACCAGTGGAGGACAGACGCAGTGGATGAACGTTCCAGGCGATCCGAAAAACAACTACATTCCCCGTATGCTCTGGAGCCCTGATACCAAAGGTATCTACATCCAGCACCTCAACCGACACCAAAATACCAATGAGGTGATGTACTGCGAAGCCAGTTCCGGTAAAGTAAAGACTGTCTATACCGATACTGATGAAGCCTGGCTGGATGTGGTGGATGACTGGCAGTGGATCAATGAGGGCAAGCAGTTTAGCTGGATCAGTGAGAAAAACGGCTGGCAGCATGTGTATCTGATTTCTCCGGAAAACGGAGAAGAAACTGATATCACACCCTGGGAATTTGATGTGATCAGCATTGCCCGGATAGATGAAAAAGGTGGCTGGCTCTACTTCATCGCCTCACCTGATAATGCCACTCAACGTTATCTTTACAGAAGCAAGTTAAACCGAAAAGGGAAAGCAGAACGGCTGAGCCCGGCAGGTCAGGCCGGTACCCATAGTTATAATATTTCTCCCAATGCCAAGTGGGCAATTCATACTTATTCTGCTGCAGGACTACCTCCAGGTATAGCTTTGATCAGCTTACCTAAACATCAGATAGTCAAATCTTTAGAAGAAAATGAAAAATTGAAAAATAAAGTATCACAACTAAAAAAATCTTCCACAGAATTTTTTAAAGTGACTACTGATGGGGGCGTTGAAATGGATGCCTATATGATGAAACCTTATGACTTTGACCCCAGTCGGAAGTATCCGGTTTTGTTTCATGTCTACGGTGAACCTGCTGGTCAGACGGTCGTTGATCGCTGGGGAGGAAGTAACTATCTCTGGCACCTGATGCTGACCCAGCAGGGCTACATCGTGATAAGTATGGACAATAGAGGAACGCCTGCTCCTAAAGGACGGGATTGGCGAAAATCCATCTATGGCAAAATTGGCATCATCTCTTCTCAGGATCAGGCAGGCGGTCTTAGGGAAATTCTCAAAACCTATGATTTTGTGGATGTTGACCGCATCGGTGTATGGGGCTGGAGCGGGGGCGGTTCCATGACCCTCAACATGATGTTCCGTTATCCTGAATTGTATCATACCGGTATGTCGGTAGCACCAGTGGGCAATCAGCTCTTGTACGATAATATTTACCAGGAACGCTATATGGGTCTGCCCTGGGAAAATGAGGAAGGATATAAAGAAGGATCTCCGCTGACATTTGCCAAAAACCTTAAGGGCAATTTATTGATTGTACATGGTACCGGAGATGATAATGTGCACTATCAGAATACGGAAGTGATCGTCAATGAGTTGATCAGGCATAACAAGTTTTTTTCTATGATGGCCTATCCCAATCGTTCGCATGGCATTTACGAAGGTGAAAATACCAGCCGTCATCTGAGAGAATTGTTGACGCATTATCTCAAAACGCATCTTCCTGCCGGACCTAAGAACGAAGTAACGAATAACAATACAGGAAATTAA